The region CTGCTGTACCGAGCTAACAAAGTCGGCGAAACTCCGTATGGGTTGGACAATGCGCATCCGAAAACGATTTTGGGTCAAGTGTTTGGAGCACGACGATTGAACACAAACGAAGATTCCGAAGGAATGCTCGGCTATGAATTGTACTCATCGGCGCTAGCTGATGTGTTATCCGAACCGACGTTGACCACTCCAATCACCGTAGGATTGTACGCAAAATGGGGCAGTGGCAAGAGTTTCCTGCTGACAAAGTTACGCGACGAAATGACAAATTTTGCCAAGCAATGGGCCGAACCATCGATAAAAGCTCCATGGCTACTGGTCATGGTGTGCTGGCATCTGTCGATTATTTGTGGTGCTGTAATCGGACTACTCACCTGGTCCTATGTGTATGGTGTCATTGTGGCCGTTACTCTTATCGTGCTGTTGTTTATCAGCATTCAGGGATTGAAGATGGCCAGTCAAAAGTATGACATTTTCTGGGCGTATTCCTTTTACCGCGGCATGATGAAGAGGCTCAGCCATCTGAGATTAATCGTTCAGGTGGCCTTTTGTCATCCGCCCGGACCGAAGCACAGTTCACAACCGATGCCTGTTCGGTTTCATTTTGCTGAAACGAGTAGTGCGGCACCGACGGGCGAAACTGCCGTCGGTTATATGTTAGCGTCGTTATTCGAGGCcattgaaaatcattacggCTCTCTACCGACTCGACTCTATCGGGCACTGAAGCCAAGACCAGGTAACTTTTGTGTGATTCCTGAGGGTTACATTGttaaaaatgtcaacaaaTTGTTACAGTGAAAGCTACTGCCGGATGGAAGTGGCGCCGGATGTGTTGCATTCCAGTTGTGATCCTGTTTGAATTGGCATTTTTCGGATTGATCACAATATCATCGCTCCTTATTGTCCTCTATGGAAGCTCTACCCCTTATGAAGACGAAACACGGTATGTCGCGTTGTCGTGTCAATCTTCTCTCTAACTAATTTTCAACTTGAAATTCCAGCCAAGGAATCCTAGTCTCACTGTACATAGTTGGCGCTGTTTTAGTTCTTTACCTTCTTGGTGCTATTCGAGGGCTGGACGCATTGAAGGTTTGTTTGATTGCTACTCTCTCCGGCAATGTTCTCATCTAACGAATCCCCTTCCAGAATTTGTTCTTTTCCCAGAGTCGTCATTTGAAGAAGTCTCTGAAATCACACGAAGGTGCTCCGTTAACTGCACTGGGTGCTGAGGTTTCAATAATGACTGACATGGTTAAGGTATGACAACGCACGAGCATAATTTTACTAATTCCCTCTGGTTGATTTCACGTCTTCCGTTTCAGTGTCTGGATGCATTTACGAAACAACAGTCGCGCCTAGTCGGCATCGTCGACGCACTGGACTCCTGTGACACTGAACGCATTCTGACCGTTTTGAGTTCCGTGCAAACATTATTATCGTCGCCGAATCGTCCATTCGTTCTGCTGATTGCCGTCGATCCCCATGTGATAGCCAAGGCGGCCGAAGCAAACAGTCGACGATTGTTCACCGAGGGCGGCATTGGTGGTCACGATTTTCTGCGCAATCTGGTCCATCTGCCGGTGTATCTACAAAATTCCGGACTGCGTAAAGTGCAACGTGCCCAAAATACAGCGCTGGCCTATCgacgaaacattttcaacgacACAGCGCAAATGGACGAACCGACTCTCGGCCATTCGGCATCGGCCCGTCGCCTATCGAACGCTTCGGAAATAATGTCGAGCAACGAAAAATTGCGAGCACCACCGCCGGCCCGATCCGGTtcgaagaaattgaaaatgtccGAGTCGATAGCCAGTTCGATCGGTTCGAATTTGCACCGGTTGAGTCAGAATCCACAGGGTCCCATCGATTTGTCGAAAATGGTGCTGACCGACGATTATTTCAGCGAAGTGAATCCGAGAAGTATGCGACGGTTGATGAATGTGATTTACATAACAGGTATGCGGAGTGGTGTTCGACTGTCGATTTCCCGATTTTTATCCGTTTTCTTTCTCTACTCCTCCCGTCACAGTGCGTTTACTGAAAGCATTCCAAATTGACTTCAGTTGGTACAGACTCAGTTCATGGGTAAATCTGACCGAACAGTGGCCGCTGAGGGCAAGTATGATTGTCCTGCAACACGATCAGAACCAAGagcttgacgacaatgttccaTTGCAAGCTCTTTATgaaaagtaagaaaatttcACATTCTCAGTCACGCTATGACCACGACCgagcaaatttttaattttttttttcgttcagcGTGCGCCTTAATCTAGCAAATTTACGAGAATCGGAACCACTGCTGGAGTTGGACCGAGATGAAAGGAAATTGGAGGCATTTTTGCAATTGCACAGGTAAGTCACAATTAAACTAGCTATCGTCAATAACGTCGACAAGAACCAATCGACGAGCTCAGACTCATCGTTTATAGTGAAACCTGAATGAtcaaactattgaagtaaaagattttgtgtcaaacacTAAATGAGACTTTACACAAGTGAAGtgacagatttaatgatttcatTGCGAGACACCTGCCTTGCCGTTTCTAATAGTTTGATAGTTTTATGGCTTTTCGGTGTATTGACCCGATGAGAAAATGACGGGACTTTATGTTCAACAAAGATGGAATAGATTCGGTAGCATCTAGGGTGGATCGACTTTtacatttgattttaaatcgcTTGACATTCAGAATGGTCCAGGGGATCTACAATGGAAGAagctttttcttaaaaatatgtttttccgGTGTCTCAAGAgcggtttttgatttttggagTAGTATAGGAAGGTAACGATGTAACGCTGATTGATTTTTCCGACATCTCTGAGATGATACAATTACTATTAGCTGAAGTTATTGGCTGAATAATCGAGTTTTAAAATGGCACTAGCATGTTGGAGATCGGGGTTTCCATTTTAAGGCAGTCAGTTTGACAAATTTAAAAGCGTGTGAGATGTGCCTGAATCGGTAATCTCATAAAGAATCAAGGACAGGTAAGctttttgaaatcattttaaaaatactCGAAGGATCGCTTAAGGTCTAAAATATGCCAAAATTGGATGTGTCGTGATTTGCCGGTCGGGAAAACTGACTGACCTGCAATGTCCTAAACGTACTTCTAGATCTCGAACAAGTTTATTAGAATCAAATAATTAGATACAGGCAATGTTTTAACGTCACACatcagagcctaatatttgggaattaattctctaaattcccaaaattccctaaaattctcaaaaattcccaaaaattccctaaattcccaaaaattcccaaaattccctaaaattctcaaaaattccctaaattcccaaaaatacataaattcccaaaaattcccaaaaattcccaaaaaaaaacaacaaatatttcagaacatagtgaatataatatattcagTAAATTAAGCTTAAGCggcatatcgccaaaactggaggtgatggtgataggggaacaagtggtctccgattttaagtagtgatagattcgtcttcaattctagagaatcgtatcttccatttttttcgaacatttttttaaattttcggttcaaagggtaccgaaaacctttttgcggctataactcaaaataattattttaagagcagtctacactccgaccttcgatgaaaaacattttcgatgataacttcttattagaatattttttgaaaaaattggtttcatcgtttggtgccacAACATCTAAAGTTACGATAGCCACCAGAATAAACCGTGagccttttttaataaaagtttgttttgttataaaaactttttatattttttttaatttaatttaattaaaaaaatcactgccATGATGAACTCACGTACGGAAACTCTAAAGAATCGAAATGTGATATTAGGTATCTGTCAGCTGataggaatattttgtttgttagtgttggttttttggttatctcggtgatcacaattaaaacaaactgtcaacaaataaaacatcccaatttgttaagtcacgaaattgtttttttttcaagcgcgagattttttgaaaattggagcggctttttaaactgaaattaaaaatttcaaattccacttttccaatatcaatagacattttcagtgtgtttttgatgtgttcattgaaataaaaataatacgGACTAaggctcgcggtttattgtcaaaattgatgcagtctacgccgagaaaactcaaaagtccaaaaaatatcataaaaacacaaagtttaggagttttgagttttttcgcatcaatctggacaattccagtggctatcgaaacCTTATATGTTCTctggcaccaaacgatgaggccacttttttcaaaaataattcgaataaaaagttatcatcaaaaatgtatttcagaGTATACGCCCtggctggtgcgagtacatcgaCAAGAATTATATCCTTCAGAGCATAATATTTGGGAACCAAGTCTCAaaagttcactaaaattccaaaaaaaatccaattttttttgtttgttcatagtttttaaagctttttgaacttttcctgatcttttacgagcatttaattataaaaatgcaaagaaaagaaattttttgggaattttagggaatttttgggaattaattcccaaaattcccaaaaattctcaaaaacgattcccaaatattaggctctgtcACACATGCCAGCGAAACAATTCAGAATTGCACACAATATAACTCTACCCagtcgaaaataaaaatcgctCTTGAGGCACGggcaaaacatatttttttaaagtttcttCAATAATAGATTCTCAGCATCACTCTGAATTTAACAAGGAGTTAGGcgttttagaagaaaaaaaaggtaaaattcgACCTACCCTAGCATAAGTATATGTCAATCCCGTAGAAGCTCACTGTCACACGGTGTTAAACTGTGCGATTACCCAAGatgaaatagtatatttcgtaccacggactaaagtcttttttagcgtgtgagaggtttccagacagagccgaagacaaggtctggaatcgaaaaAGACATTTAGGCCGTGatacgaataatatttttcatatccgACGGAGAATAAGTGCTACGAAGTCGGGTCCTAGCTATGAAGTAGATATTTCCATCACAAGAACGAAAAAGTTGAGTTTTCGCGTGAACTTTGTTGATCCGAGTTTGAACCACGCGAAcacaaactttttatttttcgtccgatttgcatattttacatgctgaggatACCGAAAAAAATGCTTCATTAATGAAATGAacgtttttcaagaaaattcgcgaaaattttagaaaattcggaaaaatcaacaaattttgagaaaacattttcgaaaaaatacgCAGTGATTTTCAGTGCAGAAGCATGTGAATGTTTTGTCTGTGCATATCACATCGTaaatgataaatgaaattgtcgtCGCAGCTGCataaagaataaaatttaaaaatttaaatttccgtTGAAAAACATGTTTAGTTCGCCAGACCACTTCCAACACGGCAAAGTAAAGTCACTCAGGCAAGAACAGTCGATTTTGTCGAGATACCATAATTCATAAGTTGGCGTTTGATTTTGTTGCATAACGCTTACTAATACAAATGCATGAAACGAATACGTAAACGATTATAACGGGATTTAGCTGTATTTTCGTCGTTGTTGTCGTGcttccaatcgaaattttattttgagggattttttgaaaaacagcctaccgaaatcgaacgcattttccagtggacttcgaattcttcgaagcttgtgtggctgcccgagtaaaaataaaagtctcaaaagttcgaaaagagacgtctcacggCTTCAAATCCTATGTATTGTAAgacgtgagacgtctcttttcaaacttttgagacttttattttactcGGGTGGTAAAAGGTGGTCCAAAACCGAAAACGTCCACTTTTCTTACAAtgtctccagttacacgagccgtacagggtcgtaaGGGGTGtcgttagaaaggtaatcacatgtaatCACATCCGAATAGGAAGTTATTGGtataaaaattcatccacactgaaatatgtgcagttaaagttttcaaccgaagactttcAGTGTTTCAGTGTGGTGGATggattttaaaaccaataagtccctattcggctcaatagtacttgtgattacctttctaatgacaccccacaggaccctgtacggctcgtgtaactggagattttttttttttaaagaaaagtgcaagtttttgatcacctttcaccagccacacaagcttcgaagaatttttttgaaagtagtTTTGGCTTCTTGgatcgaagtcctttctaggtacatatcagaaagtccactggaaaatgcgtcagATTTCGGTatgctgtttttcaaaagaatcactctcttggaattttattccttcacATTGACATCAATTTGGTGTCTCTACAATGCAGCCAACGTCAGACATATACGCTCGAACTGACCCCTTTAGTCAACAAAAGTGTACGAACAAGAAATTTTAGTCATTTTCTAGTtgcccaattttttttttttgaaattccaGCGGCTTTTaacaaagaattatttttgttttgtgtttttttaggCATGACTTGTTGGTGTCAGACCTGCGGATATTTTTACCGTTCACAATCAACTTAGATCCATATTTTAGAAAAGTACTTAAAGGTAAGTTGCTTGCTTCGAGGGGTCGtcataattttggttttgCTTGGAAAACATTTCGTCGGTTGAACGAATCTAAATTCTCAGATTTCTCTATTCTGTCGGAGCTATCCGAGTCTTTACCTTTCTACTTTCACTGTGCTCAGTTTTTCAAAGTCGTTTTCGTTAACCCAATGACGTAGACAATGAATCCGTTATATGAAACCTGCGCTGTTCCCCTTCATCCTCGGATGATGAAAAAGTGGTGGAATCGAAAATCTACTGATTCTAGACATGGAACTCTATTTAACGCATGCCTTCCGCTATCAGTAGAAATTACAAAAGTTTTGAATTGTTGTCTAGCAAAACGTGTCCCATACTCTCTGGAGTCGATACCAACGAGGATGTCTTGGGATCGAATAAGTACAATTAAAAAATCGTGACAGCGTCAACCGAGTAAATGTCCATTGTCCACTCGAATTTCCAACGAAACTTCTCCCCTAACGCCATTGCATCTCTAATTTTCTGGCTTTCCCATTTTCTTAAACCATCAGAAGACCAACAAAACATGGAAGATGAAGGAATAATAATGCCAATGAAAGCTCCGCCACCGCATCCCATACGTTACCATTTGCCGAACAAACCTCACTCATCGATGCAAAACACCATTCTGAACAGCTTCACCAATCCGACCGGCCATTCGTCCACCTATGGCGATGGTAGCAACAAATTTGGCGAATCGGCGAGTCGACGGCCGAGCGTTATCGGCAATGCTCCGGTGCACATCGAAAAAACAGTTCCACCATCTTTCGATTGGATGACCGCCTTTCCGGTAAGGACGATTGTGCCTGTTGACGGGATTTCGTGGTAATAAAATTCCTCTCTCACCGTAGGACGAATTCTTGCAAATTCGCCTGTCTAAGCTTACTGTCGAAGGAGTTCAGAGTATGATCAGACAGGTCGACGATTTGAAAAGTGAAGTGGAGAAACTTGATGCCGTGCTTCGGATGAATGCAATAAATGGCCGTGTATTGGCTCACTGTGATTTAGTGGAACTGAAAACGGTATGTGACACtgggaaacatttttaatgggGGAGGGAAGAGAATAATGCGTTGGCGTCCTGTTTATTTTCACCGACCATTCTCATTCgattttcattccattttcGCTAGATAATGGACCTGAACTTTGGTCACTGGGAAATATTCAAACTATTGATAACAGCTCTACGTGACATCGAGAAGCATCAACCGTCGGCCAAGTCCATCTTCGATTACCAATTTGATGGTCAAGATCCGTATCCAATGCCAACAGTTCGCCAAAAGTCTACCATGGAAAAGcaggtaaaatttttgttctgaGTTCGCCTGCACCCTATCCCCATAGCTGTAgaataatgaaatttctaCATTCATCTAACGTTGCGTctaattcttttgttaaacaaGCAGCAAAAAGTGCACGACTATGAGTATCTGCAGGTACAACAATCAATTAACGAACACCCTCTCTCCTACAACCATTTCTCctctaaataaaatgaattcctCCAAACTGACAACGAAACTAAATTTCTCCCTCCCACCAAACAGGTCACACTCGAAGAGCAAATGATTTGCGGCGCCCTGCAAACGCTCAACGAGGAAGCATTTGAGGATGTAATCAGCAGCGAACGGCCGAGTCCAACCGGCGGAATACCATCAGGTGAGCAACCACAACCGCTTGAGCCAATTAGAGAAAGCGCTGAATATTGTTGCACCCAATCGGACGTCGATTGTTTGcacaattcatttttgttgcaCGATCAGAATAAATTTAGCCATTGCGTCACAAGTCCATCGTTGCCTTCGGTCATCATAAATATGCCGTCGAACGGCTGTCGTATTGATGATACGCATTTGTAATACATTTGTGAATCATCTGCAGTAGACGGGGGGTCGACTTGTCTTCATAGCCAGATGTTTGTGGTGAATCAAACGaagggaaaacatttttcgttgaCTAAAAAGTAAAACTTCAACAgtcgaagtaacagattaacTGAATTTGTTGTGATACGCTTGACGAGTTTGCCGTCTTTAAAAGGTTAAGTGGATCTGGGTTCATTAATGTTAAGGTGGTAAGGAACTAACCTCCTTGGGAATTTAGTGTGTAATTTTGGTGGTATTACGGTAATGGTGGTGGTTGACAGTATTGTAGTTAAGTCGATAGAGACGTTGGGCTTCGCTAAAATGATCAATCCTAACGTGGGCTTTAAGTGGGCTTTAAGTGGGCGTTGTTCGTACGGTAAACCTAATCTCATAATTATGAAAGATGGGATCAAAAGTCtgtctattccatctgtcaaagtgacgttttcaacgtcaaacgaaaataaatcaaagtGGCCACAAAATCCgtgatttttcttaaattatttAGACTGTTATGACGGAGAATTCTTCTTTTCTTCGAACTTGCGGGAAGCGTCAAATGAAGGAGAATGTGTAAGCGTTTGGCAGCTCCAGAAAGTTctttgtttaattgaaatttcccTTCAGAACACTTCCCCGGCATACTGGTCTATTTCACTAATTTTGTGACGAATTtacatatttatttttgtttgacgtttaaaacgtcactttgacacaTGAAATGGACAAACATTTGATACCAGCTGTCACAATTCAAATCGGACATTTTCGCTTGCTTTTAGAGCCGTAAAACTCGTTTTCGAGTTGCGCTCTGTAGATTTTCATTGTTGTTGCTACATCATCCAGTCTTTCATTAACAAGCCAAATCGTCTTGACCTGAACGTGCAAGCTGaaagtcaaataaaaattgatttttgcaaATCAAATTTCTACAAGACAACGAGCCCAGCGTCTCTGATTcataataatttatgaaaaaaaattgcttgcAATCGAACTTCTTAGACTAGGTCCTAGACTTTtaaatgatttctttttttgaattttaattcttgaTTTTTACATCTAAGACGCCAAGGTCTTCCAAATCGAAatcttataaaaaaatttagaaatttagaCGAGCTTTTTGGAGGTCCGTAGGATCGGTTAGatatataccaaaaaaaaaacttgtaaaTTATTACTGTGATGATCGTCCAGAGTGTacttaaatatttacaattttacagtgttatgaaatacgaaattgcAAAGAATTAGTGAATTATTAGAGAAATGACATTCCATGTTTGTATATATATGCACAGTGCGGTATTGTGTAGTGTTAGTGGTAGgatgaaacattattttttttggacgCTCAATAAGCTCTGGTTAGCATAGTTTAAGTGACAGGAATATTTAAGACGAGTGCATCAGgaagatttcaaaatttcgagCACTGAAATATGCAACATTCCCGCATTCCCTACTCCTTAGTTTCTCTTGATTCTGTTACTTTATAGAGCAACTAAATCACCTAACGGTGATCGTATCAAGTAAACATATGAATATGTATGCGGACATAACATGGCCTTAAGAACAATTATTCTTTTTAAATAACTGACGAACTTGCCACTAATTTAAGAGCGCTCATCCCTCAGCAAATTTCTAGCCTatatttgtgcgcaaaaatattcgttttttgctgatttctctgaaccaaaatctttttctgaagaagtaaaaccattaaagcacgcaaaaatgggTTACTTTAAAGGTAACTTGGAGAAATCTTTCAAGATTGCGTAAATTTTCAGGTTTTTGGTTCCTAAATGTagactacaaatttgcaaaaggtCCATCACTCTTAAAGGCGGTACTGAGGAGACAATGCAAATAAGTAAATTCCGACCAGTTAATTCAGACACCgccaaattttgttatttcgcTCGCTTTAACCTACGATTACTACGAGCTTTGCCCCActtcattgataaaatttagaattgaactgagttcattttaattttaattggactaaagaggcatcggtgcttggctaaaattgtagcctacatttgcgtgactcgtatttcatttttgattatttcttttcatcagaatccttttcgaaaaatgtacgaccgcaataccgactacgaatgtgttagcttttaacagaaaatacatttggttgtagtcgtttgaccagctctgagaaaagtcagcAGTTTAAGAGCCACATGGGTAAATTGTTGGCTACATTTGGGCGCATtattgatgataattttaGACTTGCATTCTTTTTGGGAgaagtacgaccatcgtttggtgtaaGCGTGTTGGCTtttagtaaaaaattgaaatgttaatGGAGACGTACATAggtccgagaaaactcaaaatacgtgtaaattttcgtgaaatatcGAGTTTTCTCGGACCCAGGTAGAACTCCattaacatttcaatttttgactattaacaaacacattttaacaccaaacgatgtttgtactttttcagaaatgcgagtccaaaattatcatcaataataattttgcgcccaaatgtaggcaacaatttagccaagtgtagattgctcttaacgaaattttcagaaaaggttcagttttctcagagctggtcaaacttctacaaccaaatctattttctgttgtaatctaacacattcgtggtcgctATTACGctcctatatttttgaaaatgaattctggtgCAAAGGTAACATGAAAAGTAAACAAAGATCgaacatttaaaaaacgcccagATGTActtatgcttttcagcaaagaaTTAAGAGCAGTTGTAGCAGTTTGGCCAGCCCTGATTATAAAAATTCTGGTAAACTGCTGACTTTTCTCGGAGCCGGTCAAACttctacaaccaaatctattttctgtttcaaactaacacattcgtggtcggtaTTGCTGTCGTACAACTTTGAATATAGATTCTAGTGTAATCTAAAATGCAGTAAATAAAAACGCCCGAATGTAGGCTTCAATTTTAGCTAATCATTCACGCCTCTTAAACTACGTTCTTGAACTGCTCGAGACATTGATTGGTCgtaataaatatttcgaaatcttctgttttctgattttgtcACAGTAACTGCTAGCACTTCTGAGCATAAATTCGAAACCCTGTAGAAGGTGCCATTGAGTTGCCAGCAGTGACTCAATTGAAGAATACACGTCAGAGTAGGGAAATGAAGAAGTAATATCTCGACCATTTGGTAATTAGTGAGAAACGGTCATTGAATGAACTTTTGTACAAGTGGTACATACATGAAGACTTTACACCGCGATGTACctcatcaacgcacttcaagcatgagtggtactctaaatatggtacagaaacttgacagtgtgtcacacaactgcaAAACACTgttaaaaaaaccatttcatacaaaatagtactctatttgacagctgtcaactaCGATTACTTTTGTTTGAAGTGCGgtgacctaattcaaatttctataaaaaaaggTTCTGCTGATTGCGGTGGCGAGCAACGAACGTTCAATGCACGACGCATGTAAAATGGCGTACGTAAACTTGGGTGTTtctattgttttgttttaaaaagtGTGTGAGGCTTGCATTGCAAAATCCAATAGGCTATTTGCAGTCATTGCTAAAAAGTGTAATTTGCTTGTTTGCATTGGTTCTTGCTGTGATTTATTCAGTCTATAGACCTTATACGTACCgtcacaaataataattgtttatCTCGGCTATAGGGTTGTCAAAATTAGTACCTAACGTTGTTGGAACCTTCTATCGAAACTCATGTCATTTGTAGTaagcaattaattttgaagCCGAAAGTGGTCTGTGTTCCGCCTAGGTTTCAAGAAATATCTTGTAGGACATACAGATGAAGCTAGTCAGGTCATACATAAATGAAATAGACAACACACAGGGACTTGCTATAGTAGGTCATTGTCAATGGTATTTATTGTCAAATTAAACGTCAATTTCGTAAGTTAACCtcagatcaaaaaaaaaatatttagaaaaaccGATGCTCTCTCTAGCACCGAAGGTAACTGAGTTGGGGAGAGCAATCTCAAAAATTTACTATTTTGAGGTTAGTTTTGGAAAGTGACCGTTGCATTCGGCTatttgacaatgatctattgttTGACTCGAAAATAGTATTCATGGTTCATTTTAGCGAATTCTTGTACTAAATTTTTGTACTAAAATAGAACCAGCTATATCAATAACGCCTTAACCAACGCTTTCATTTAATAGctgaaatgttttcgtttttacaTTCAACTCACTGCgcttgaatttgatttttgttattttttttggaagaattttgcTTTCCTGTTTTTGATTTCGAAGTATTTTTTactaacaaaatattaaaggGCGCATCGGCAGTTGATTCCATAACTGCACTCGCTGCCTACAACTGCTAGGTAGACCTCTATGGATTGAGTTTTGCTTAATTCAGCGGGCGTAaagataataattaaaaaaggaACAGTAAATCTCGACTGTCCTTCGTATACCACTGTCTGTATTATTAGAATAGTTAGAAGTCAGAGTTTTATCTCATACGATTTACGGAATCTCGCAgcaaaatatgatttttgtgtttttggcTTTAATAAAAGCGGTTCTTTCAGCAACATAACCGGCAACATATAGTTTGATGGAATATACTTAAGCGGCTGTTTCACGCCATAACGGTACGATATCCCATGTGCATATCATAAGGCCCCGGCCTGAAAACTTGCCACTGCCTTTGAGATCAACTGAAAAGTATTACGAAATTGTAGATCCGAAATCTCTGCTTCTGTTTGCTTTTAGAGTCAGTCCAACAATCGAAGTGTAATTTTCCAGGGccaatttttggtaaaatattttgccaatttttctaaaaatattttccagtgaaattaggaaaattttgaggAAAAAATGGAAGATATGGGAAAAATCGAGTTAAACTTGAAGTACCTGTCAACTCAAAGGCAGTCACgctttcattttgcttttctCCGTTTAATCTCTTTCCGTTCCATTCAAATGAAATACGTCACAGTCGTGAGGTTATGTTGCTCTGAGCACCAATTTAACAGAATTAATTTTAGTTAATTTGGATTGTAAACTGGGTAAACTTTGTTTATAACActtacatacacacacacacacagcgCATGGTTATAACACTTTGTATTAAATGGATAAtaaattttggtgaaattttaaacgaatttgt is a window of Bradysia coprophila strain Holo2 unplaced genomic scaffold, BU_Bcop_v1 contig_235, whole genome shotgun sequence DNA encoding:
- the LOC119077479 gene encoding kinase D-interacting substrate of 220 kDa isoform X4 codes for the protein MTKTNKMRGVAGPIEELILSVSRLKFPQFASSSPAARAVNRCDSMGSLSHRTLLQYIELNDLPGLKLYLDVRRHTPVIDDRDENGATVLIIAASKGLVPFVRELIIRGADIQAEDFDNWSALLCASKNGHTEIVHILVEQGADIEHRDMGGWTPLMWASYRGHSAIAEFLLDKGADIFAHGNYHLGSLLWASGRGHTEIVRLLVQHGAKINVGDKYGTTALVWACRKGNVEIVEILLNAGANVDTAGIYSWTALLVAVAGGHHDCVSLLLEKRPNVNALDKDGMTALTIACREGLNEIASALIISGAYVNIQDRAGDTPLIHAVKNGHRSVVETLLKRHADVDIQGKERKTALYTAVEKGHTAIVKLLLASNPDLELSNKEGDTPLLKGVRNRQLEIVQLLLERKAKVSTADRRGDTALHIGMRARSKAIVEALLRNPKNSQLLYRANKVGETPYGLDNAHPKTILGQVFGARRLNTNEDSEGMLGYELYSSALADVLSEPTLTTPITVGLYAKWGSGKSFLLTKLRDEMTNFAKQWAEPSIKAPWLLVMVCWHLSIICGAVIGLLTWSYVYGVIVAVTLIVLLFISIQGLKMASQKYDIFWAYSFYRGMMKRLSHLRLIVQVAFCHPPGPKHSSQPMPVRFHFAETSSAAPTGETAVGYMLASLFEAIENHYGSLPTRLYRALKPRPVKATAGWKWRRMCCIPVVILFELAFFGLITISSLLIVLYGSSTPYEDETRQGILVSLYIVGAVLVLYLLGAIRGLDALKNLFFSQSRHLKKSLKSHEGAPLTALGAEVSIMTDMVKCLDAFTKQQSRLVGIVDALDSCDTERILTVLSSVQTLLSSPNRPFVLLIAVDPHVIAKAAEANSRRLFTEGGIGGHDFLRNLVHLPVYLQNSGLRKVQRAQNTALAYRRNIFNDTAQMDEPTLGHSASARRLSNASEIMSSNEKLRAPPPARSGSKKLKMSESIASSIGSNLHRLSQNPQGPIDLSKMVLTDDYFSEVNPRSMRRLMNVIYITVRLLKAFQIDFSWYRLSSWVNLTEQWPLRASMIVLQHDQNQELDDNVPLQALYENVRLNLANLRESEPLLELDRDERKLEAFLQLHRHDLLVSDLRIFLPFTINLDPYFRKVLKEDQQNMEDEGIIMPMKAPPPHPIRYHLPNKPHSSMQNTILNSFTNPTGHSSTYGDGSNKFGESASRRPSVIGNAPVHIEKTVPPSFDWMTAFPDEFLQIRLSKLTVEGVQSMIRQVDDLKSEVEKLDAVLRMNAINGRVLAHCDLVELKTIMDLNFGHWEIFKLLITALRDIEKHQPSAKSIFDYQFDGQDPYPMPTVRQKSTMEKQQKVHDYEYLQVTLEEQMICGALQTLNEEAFEDVISSERPSPTGGIPSDSNDFVFIPPTLSACPSLANSPNMSRRDSILKHSGSVKTDKRVSINTEPPKMEFVSEKRPPSSRPASLSLAKGERPVFKLVRSPSIDQDDDSRPDVGHTGNDESIPLVRESGSNQ